TGCGCTAGCGGTTTAATCAACGGATAAAATGCTGATGGGGTTTGCGATAATACTGTGACCTGCTCCTGATTAATCAGATAACTAAACGCTACACTGTCTTTACTGACTGTCTTTGGAACAATAACCAACTTGCCACCATGAATGAAAGCCCCCCAAATCTCCCAAACCGAGAAATCAAAGGCATTGGAGTGGAATAAAGTCCAAACATCTGTATCACTAAATTGGAAATGCTCCGAACAACCACTAAACAGCTCAACAACATTGTGATGTTCAACCAATACCCCTTTGGGAGTTCCCGTAGAACCAGAGGTGTATATGATATATGCAAGGTTACCCAATCCTAATTGCTCAACCTGTGGATTATTCGAAGGATACTCAGCAAACGAATAGCTATTCGCAGCAACATTGATTATCTGTTGGTCAGACAATGACAATTGAACAGACAGATGCTCTTGCGTTAAGACAATATCAACGCCGGAATCAGCCAACGTGAATTCAATTCGGGAACGAGGATAGACGGGATCAATAGGAACATAAGCACCACCGGCTTTCAGGATAGCTAATGTCGCAATCAGCATTTCCAGAGATCGTTCAAAACACAAGCCAACAAGAGTATCCGGATTTACCCCTATGCTAATCAGGTGATGGGCCAACTGGTTCGCCTGAGTGTTCAACTCCCGGTAAGTTAAACTTTGTTGCTCATAAACGACTGCAATCTTATTCGGGTAACACTCAACCTGTTGTTCAAATAAATGGTGAATGCAGCGCTTATTCCCTATTGACACATAAGGTTGCGATTGCTCTGCTGCCAGAATTTGTTGTTCATCCACCACATCGTAAAATCCAACCTCTTTTTTCGGAGCAGCAATAATTTCACTTAGCAACAACTCGAAACTATCTGCCAACTGCTCAATGCTTTGCTGGCTAAACAGGCTGGTGCTGTATTTCCATTCTGCCATCCAGTCGTCAGCATCGGTTGAAATTTCCAGTTCCAAATCAAATCTGACGATGTTCTTTTCCCGAACTCTTTCTTCAATCGTCAGTGTCTTAGCCGTAATGGCCGGAGTTGACTCTTTCTGAACGCTAAACAGGATTTGGAATAATGGACTGTATGCTGTATTTCTCTCCGGACGAAGCGCATCTACCATCATTTCAAAAGGCAGATACTGATGCTCAAACGCTTCCAGAATCATGGTCTTGTTCTGTATTAGAACAGATTCGAAACTTGCTTCATTATCAATTTTCGTACGTAAAGCCAGTGTATTGATAAAACAACCAATCAAATCTTCGGTATTTTTGTGGAACCGCCCTGATATTGGTGATCCTATCACTACGTCCCCCGAATTACTGAAACGGCTGACAAGTAATGCAAACACCGTCTGAAGCAACATAAACTCAGTAACTTTGTAGGTCTGACAAAGAGATCTGATTCCCTGTATATGCTCCGCATTTATCGAACGTTTGAAGTAAATGCCTGTAAATTCCTGACGTGCAGGACGAGGATAATCCAGCGGTAAATCGTGCAGCGAAGGAATAGCTGATAACTGTTGCTTCCAGTAAGCTAACTGACTATCAAGGACATCGTCACCAAGCCAACCTCTCTGCCACAGAGTGTAATCCTTATATTGCACCGAAAGACTGGGTAACGCAGGAGATTGCCGCTCTGTGTAACTTTCGTAAAAAGCTTTTAATTCTTTTACCAATACCGCGGTTGACCAGGCATCGGAGATAATATGATGCGTGGTAAATGTCATCACATAATAATCGTCCGAGCAGATCAGTAAATTAACACGGATTAATAAATCCTGGGCCAGATCGAATGGCTTTTCAGCATCCTCTTCGATCACCGAGTTAATACTTAGCTGTTGGGCGACCTCATCCAAACAAGAGAGGTCGTGATATAAAACAGGCACATCCAGAGGCGGCCGGATAATCTGAATGGCGCCTTCCGCACCATCGATAAAATTAGTCCGCAATATTTCATGGCGTTCAACAATAGTATTTAGTGTTTTCTGGAGCGCAGCTTTATTCAGTTTTCCTTTTATGACAAAGGCTGCAGGCATATTATACTGAACACTCTGCCCCTGTAACCTGTCTATAAACCACAAACGTTGCTGTGCATATGACAAAGGAATATCTTCTACACCTTGTCCAGGCTCAATTTCAGGCAGGACAAACGTTGATCTTTCAGATGATAGCTCTTTGGCAAAATCCTCAATGGTAGGAGCAAGAAATACATATCGTAGCGGTACTTCAACACCTAATGCTTCTCTAACCATACTGACCATTCTTGTAGCAATCAGAGAATGTCCACCCAGCTCAAAGAAATTATCCCTGATACCGACACGCTCAACACGTAACGCCGAAGACCAGATATCACATAAGGTCGATTCCACCTCATTACGCGGAGCAACATATTCTGACTGCTCAAGGTACTGTGACCCCGGAGCCGGTAACGCCTGCTTGTCCACCTTGCCGTTTAACGTCAGCGGTAAACTTTCCAGCAACAGAAAATGCCCGGGTATCATATAACCCGGTAAATGCCGTGACAGCCCGGCCTTGATATCCGACAGTACCTCAGAGCCCCCGCCCTGAACCTCCAACACCACATAACCGACCAGTTGCTTGTCATGACCGGCATCATCCCGTACCAGCACCACTGCATCCTGTACCTGCGGCAACTCCCGTAAACGCGACTCTATCTCCCCGGCTCTATACGGTAACCCCGTATCTTCACCTGGTTATCCATCCGACCAAGAAATTCAATATTACCGTCTTCTCGCCAGCGAACCTTGTCTCCTGTTCGGTACAAACGACCACTATCTATCCATGGCAATTCCACAAAACGTGCTTCACTTAGCTCCCTGCGACCAAGATAACCCTGGGTCACACCATCGCCACCAATATACAATTCACCAGCCACACCCACGGGCTGCAAACCCTGAGCAGCATCAAGCACATGCAAACGCGTATTACCCAACGGGCTGCCACTGGGCAGACTACCCGATAAACTGGCATCCCAATCCTTCGAATGCCACGTACTGGACGTAATCGCTGTCTCCGTCAAACCAAATACATGAACCAGCTCCACATCGTACGCCATCCACTGACGCATCAACCGTACCGGTATCGCTTCACATCCAACCATCACCACCCGCAGTCCTGACGGCGGTCTTTCATTATTCACTTCCAGCCAGTACAGCCATTCTCGCCACTGGGCAAACGAAAGCTCCAGTACGCTGATGGATAAATCCTCCATCGATGCCTGCAGCTCGGCTGCTCCAACTAACCCACCGCTTCCACGGCTCACCACCGTTGCACCCGACAACCATGCCGGTAACAGCTCTTCAAGTATCACATCAAAACTGACCGATGCCAGTTGCCAGACACGGTCATCACCACTACTGCCCAGCACGGCCTGCATCGACAGGCTGTAGTTCACCAGGTTGCGATGGCTATATAACACACCCTTCGGCTCGCCTGTGGAGCCCGATGTGTAGAAAACACCAATGCCATCATCGCCACCACAAACCGGTAAACCTCCTCTTTCCCCGGGCATCGATGATACCTGCTCTATCGCTGCATCCTCATCCATCACAATGACCTTCACACCTTCTGGCACAAAATCAGTCATGGCGCGCTTGGGGCACAACACCGCGGCGGCTACACTGTCCCGCAGCATGTACGACAACCTCGGGGCCGGATACTGGGTATCCAGCAACAGGAAACGGCCTCCGGCCTTGATAACCGCAAGCAATCCCACACAAAGCTCTCGTCCCTCTGACTGGTAAATACCTACCACATCACCGGACTGAATACCCTGGGACAACAGATAATACGCCCATTGATTGGACAAGGACTCAAGCTCACCGTAGCTCAACGAAGCACTTCCACCATCTCCGGCTTCTGCACCCTCTACGGCTATATTGCCTGGTGTCGACATCGCCTGGGCACTAAACAGCGCTCCGACTCCCGCTTCGCGGTCATAGTCAAAATCTGTCGCGTTCCACTGCTTTATCAAATCTTCCTGTGATTGATCCAGCAGAGCTAACCCGGTTACTGATTGTTTTGGCGTGGTAATAACTGCATTTAACAGGGTGGCAAAACTATTGGCTAATCGCTCAATAGTACCGACAACGAAAAGATCTTTTCTGTATTTCCAGGTTAATTTGATGCCGAAATCAGTTTCATAGGCAGTCAAATCCAGATCATTATGTGCGATGTCAGTATCTTCATCGTTGAACTCAAGCGTTAGTTCATTGTTCTGGAAAGTTTCACTTTCATTGTTCTGTAAGGTAAATGAGATCTGGAACAATGGACTATAGGCAAGACTCCGCTCTGGCTGCATCTTCTCAACCAGTAACTCAAACGGGATATGCTGGTGCGTATACGCATCCAGTATCATCTGCCGGTTCCGCTGCAACAACGCCGAGAAATCAGGTGCTCCCGACAAGTCCGTACGCAAGACCAGCGCGTTAACAAAAAATCCGATTAAGCCCTCGGTTTCCTTACTCACTCGACCCGCTATCGGCGACCCCATCACTATGTCCGTCTCATTACTGTAACGGGAAAGCAAGACCGCAAACGCCGTCTGCAAAAACATAAACAATGTCACATTATGCTGCTTACACAACTGACCTATCCGCGCTGACAATTTCTCATCCAGCAACTGGCTGACCGTATCCCCTACAAACGCTATCTCTGCCGGACGTTGCCTATCCAAAGGTAAACTGTGCAACTGAGGAAGACCCTCAAGCTGCTGTTGCCAGTAACCCAGCTGCGCTTCAAGAACGTCTCCCTGCAACCAGTCCCGCTGCCATTGGGCATAGTCTGCATACTGCACCTTCAAACCCGGTAACGGGTCCGGTTTGCCCTGACTAAAGGCACGATACAATTCACTGAATTC
Above is a window of Paraneptunicella aestuarii DNA encoding:
- a CDS encoding non-ribosomal peptide synthetase, with the translated sequence MLVRDDAGHDKQLVGYVVLEVQGGGSEVLSDIKAGLSRHLPGYMIPGHFLLLESLPLTLNGKVDKQALPAPGSQYLEQSEYVAPRNEVESTLCDIWSSALRVERVGIRDNFFELGGHSLIATRMVSMVREALGVEVPLRYVFLAPTIEDFAKELSSERSTFVLPEIEPGQGVEDIPLSYAQQRLWFIDRLQGQSVQYNMPAAFVIKGKLNKAALQKTLNTIVERHEILRTNFIDGAEGAIQIIRPPLDVPVLYHDLSCLDEVAQQLSINSVIEEDAEKPFDLAQDLLIRVNLLICSDDYYVMTFTTHHIISDAWSTAVLVKELKAFYESYTERQSPALPSLSVQYKDYTLWQRGWLGDDVLDSQLAYWKQQLSAIPSLHDLPLDYPRPARQEFTGIYFKRSINAEHIQGIRSLCQTYKVTEFMLLQTVFALLVSRFSNSGDVVIGSPISGRFHKNTEDLIGCFINTLALRTKIDNEASFESVLIQNKTMILEAFEHQYLPFEMMVDALRPERNTAYSPLFQILFSVQKESTPAITAKTLTIEERVREKNIVRFDLELEISTDADDWMAEWKYSTSLFSQQSIEQLADSFELLLSEIIAAPKKEVGFYDVVDEQQILAAEQSQPYVSIGNKRCIHHLFEQQVECYPNKIAVVYEQQSLTYRELNTQANQLAHHLISIGVNPDTLVGLCFERSLEMLIATLAILKAGGAYVPIDPVYPRSRIEFTLADSGVDIVLTQEHLSVQLSLSDQQIINVAANSYSFAEYPSNNPQVEQLGLGNLAYIIYTSGSTGTPKGVLVEHHNVVELFSGCSEHFQFSDTDVWTLFHSNAFDFSVWEIWGAFIHGGKLVIVPKTVSKDSVAFSYLINQEQVTVLSQTPSAFYPLIKPLAQLQPEKYLRYVVFGGEALEYGKLKEWYDTVIADSVELINMYGITETTVHVTYHKVLNEQVEQSRSLIGQPLPHLHAYICNEQMRLQPDGVIGELYVGGAGVTRGYLNRPELTEQRFVSSRFEEQASKLYRTGDLVRRLPDGQLEYMGRTDEQVKIRGFRIELGEISNALVQHDIINDAAVIALTDNNGEKRLVAYLVADKHQNIQEAEYAHVNDSLKRFLEATLPSFMIPVFFVWLDVLPLTNNGKLDKKALPAPQAENLVTHEYVAPRNSNEEKLCEIWKQILAVKTVGIDDSFFALGGHSLLATKLVNQIRDNLNVEVPLLAIFENPTVRGIAEKLEHYKEKQTLSGLSVKEDNNDEIEYGEL